Proteins encoded together in one Gemmatimonadetes bacterium T265 window:
- the mraY gene encoding phospho-N-acetylmuramoyl-pentapeptide-transferase: MLYYLLQPLARVATVFNLLNYITFRAAGAFVTALLVAFVVGPIIIARLRALSVNQVVREGTPVTHAGKGATPTMGGLIILAATLVPIALWGRFNARGGEYMVIATLVTSWMGGIGFLDDYLKLRQKRLGLKNEGLVERYKLAGQVSAGVALALYLWLVPLSTLPGASTTLPFFKYVLIAPATAGLAWLYVPWVTFVLTGASNAVNITDGLDGLATGLVAIAAGTFGIFAYLFGRIDTSAHLLIFYVRGAGELTVFCAALLGACIGFLWFNTFPAQVFMGDTGSLALGGALGAVSILLKSEFLLLIIGGVFVGEMVSVIVQRFVFKYRRRRHGLEYARAHRVFLRAPLHHHFELKGWPETQVVVRFWILGILCAILALSTLKVR, encoded by the coding sequence GTGCTCTACTACCTGCTCCAGCCGCTTGCGCGCGTCGCGACGGTGTTCAACCTGCTCAACTACATCACGTTCCGCGCGGCGGGCGCGTTCGTCACGGCGCTGCTCGTCGCGTTCGTCGTCGGGCCGATCATCATCGCGCGGCTGCGCGCGCTGTCGGTCAACCAGGTCGTGCGCGAGGGGACGCCGGTGACGCACGCGGGGAAGGGGGCGACGCCGACCATGGGCGGCCTGATCATCCTCGCCGCGACCCTCGTGCCGATCGCGCTCTGGGGCCGGTTCAACGCGCGCGGCGGGGAGTACATGGTGATCGCGACGCTGGTGACGTCGTGGATGGGCGGGATCGGCTTCCTCGACGATTATCTCAAACTGCGTCAAAAGCGGCTCGGCCTGAAGAACGAGGGCCTCGTCGAGCGCTACAAGCTCGCGGGGCAGGTGAGCGCCGGCGTCGCGCTCGCGCTGTACCTGTGGCTCGTCCCGCTCTCGACGCTCCCCGGCGCGTCGACGACGCTGCCGTTCTTCAAGTACGTCCTGATCGCGCCCGCGACGGCGGGGCTCGCGTGGCTCTACGTGCCGTGGGTGACGTTCGTGCTCACCGGCGCGAGCAACGCGGTGAACATCACCGACGGCCTCGACGGGCTCGCGACCGGGCTGGTCGCGATCGCGGCCGGGACGTTCGGCATCTTCGCCTACCTCTTCGGCCGGATCGACACGAGCGCGCACCTGCTGATCTTCTACGTGCGCGGGGCCGGCGAGCTGACGGTGTTCTGCGCGGCGCTGCTCGGGGCGTGCATCGGGTTCCTCTGGTTCAACACGTTCCCCGCCCAGGTCTTCATGGGCGACACGGGGTCGCTCGCGCTCGGCGGCGCGCTCGGCGCCGTGTCGATCCTGCTGAAGAGTGAGTTCCTACTGCTGATCATCGGCGGCGTGTTCGTCGGCGAGATGGTGAGCGTGATCGTGCAGCGGTTCGTCTTCAAGTACCGCAGGCGGCGGCACGGGCTGGAGTACGCGCGGGCGCACCGCGTGTTCTTGCGGGCGCCGCTGCACCACCACTTCGAACTGAAGGGGTGGCCCGAGACGCAGGTGGTCGTGCGGTTCTGGATCCTCGGGATCCTGTGCGCGATCCTCGCGCTCAGCACCCTGAAGGTGCGCTGA
- the murF gene encoding UDP-N-acetylmuramoyl-tripeptide--D-alanyl-D-alanine ligase, with product MSGGIAPAVPVPFWTLDRAGEALAAVLGAAAPRGPEALLAVSTDTRAVVPGDLFVALAGERYDAHDFLGDAVARGARALVVHDAARAADVAVPAYVVRDTREALGLLARYRRRAWAAPGRAVVGVAGSNGKTSTKELLRAALGAARAVHATAGNFNNLVGVPLTLLALPDGADVAVVEMGTNAPGEIAALRSIVEPDVVVMTSIGEEHLEGLGDLAGVLREESEAFDGAALAVVPADQPEIAAAAGGRAGAVVTAGLDAGDVHAERWALSGDGTGVVVVGGVEVRTPLRGAHNLRNTMLAVAVARALGVSLADAARGLAAMPVPSMRTAWTTLGDATLINDAYNANPPSARAALDLLAAAGRAGGAASARQRVAVLGTMRELGPDAPALHDAVARHALALGIELVAGVGEFAAALARVAPGDARVVTAEDPAALWPRLEPRLAADGVILLKGSRGVRLEQLLPFLEAWATAGATRA from the coding sequence GTGAGCGGCGGGATCGCGCCGGCGGTGCCGGTGCCGTTCTGGACGTTGGACCGCGCGGGCGAGGCGCTCGCCGCGGTGCTGGGCGCCGCCGCGCCGCGCGGGCCCGAGGCGCTGCTGGCGGTTTCGACCGACACGCGCGCCGTCGTGCCGGGCGACCTCTTCGTCGCGCTCGCGGGCGAGCGGTATGACGCGCACGACTTCCTCGGCGACGCGGTCGCGCGGGGGGCGCGCGCGTTGGTCGTGCACGACGCGGCGCGCGCCGCGGACGTCGCCGTGCCGGCGTACGTCGTGCGCGACACGCGCGAGGCGTTAGGCCTGCTCGCGCGCTACCGCCGGCGGGCGTGGGCGGCGCCGGGCCGCGCGGTCGTCGGCGTCGCGGGCTCGAACGGGAAGACGAGCACGAAGGAGTTGCTCCGTGCGGCGCTCGGCGCCGCGCGCGCTGTGCACGCGACCGCGGGGAACTTCAACAACCTGGTTGGCGTCCCGCTCACGCTCCTCGCGCTGCCGGACGGCGCGGACGTCGCCGTCGTCGAGATGGGGACCAACGCGCCGGGCGAGATCGCGGCGCTGCGCTCGATCGTCGAACCGGACGTGGTCGTGATGACGTCGATCGGCGAGGAGCACCTCGAAGGACTGGGCGACCTCGCGGGCGTCCTGCGCGAGGAGAGCGAGGCGTTCGACGGTGCGGCGCTCGCGGTCGTGCCGGCGGACCAGCCCGAGATCGCCGCGGCGGCCGGCGGCCGGGCGGGCGCGGTCGTGACCGCGGGGTTGGACGCGGGCGACGTGCACGCCGAGCGGTGGGCGTTGTCGGGCGACGGGACGGGCGTGGTCGTCGTCGGGGGCGTCGAGGTCCGTACGCCGCTGCGCGGCGCGCACAACCTCCGCAACACGATGCTCGCCGTCGCGGTCGCGCGCGCGCTCGGCGTGTCGCTCGCCGACGCGGCCCGGGGACTTGCGGCGATGCCGGTGCCGAGCATGCGGACCGCGTGGACGACGCTGGGCGACGCGACGCTCATCAACGACGCGTATAACGCCAACCCGCCGTCGGCGCGGGCCGCGCTCGACCTGCTCGCCGCGGCCGGCAGGGCGGGAGGCGCCGCGTCGGCACGGCAGCGCGTCGCGGTGCTCGGGACGATGCGCGAGTTGGGCCCCGACGCGCCCGCGCTGCACGACGCCGTCGCGCGGCACGCGCTCGCGCTCGGGATCGAGCTCGTCGCCGGCGTGGGCGAGTTCGCCGCCGCGCTCGCGCGCGTTGCGCCCGGCGACGCGCGGGTCGTGACCGCGGAGGACCCGGCCGCGCTCTGGCCGCGGCTCGAGCCCCGCCTCGCGGCCGACGGGGTGATCCTACTCAAGGGCTCGCGCGGCGTGCGGCTCGAGCAGCTCCTTCCTTTCCTCGAAGCGTGGGCGACCGCCGGCGCGACGCGCGCCTGA
- the murE gene encoding UDP-N-acetylmuramoyl-L-alanyl-D-glutamate--2,6-diaminopimelate ligase, with the protein MTDPARAGAPVRTGRIADALERAGLLVGARGAVPEAVTGLTDDSRRVTPGGLFVAVRGARDDGHQYLDAAAGAGAVVALVERPDATALPSLVVRDGRRAAALAAAAFYGEPASALTLVGVTGTNGKTTTAAMLRHLLDAPGASAASIGTLGVLVGSTGEPFGGGGGLTTPGPVELQRVLRALVDAGVRTVAMEVSSHALEQRRVEGVRFAAAVFTNFTRDHLDYHETMEAYFAAKARLVDALAPGGALVVNADDRAWDALPAAPRVVRWGMAGDAAGAAARGLDVAAVGATAGATGTRFALRVAGADYPAHVPLLGDYNVANALGAASAAWVLGTAPPECAARLATLPQVPGRLELLRTRPAVLRDYAHTPNSLERALAAVRPFARGRVVVVFGAGGDRDRGKRPAMARAAEAGADVVVITSDNPRTEDPEHILDDVEAGLTRAHERIEDRRAAIARALEIAGPDDVVLLAGKGHETYQIRGATTLPFDEAAIVRELAARGGRAGHAA; encoded by the coding sequence GTGACCGACCCCGCGCGCGCGGGTGCGCCCGTGCGCACCGGACGGATCGCGGACGCGCTCGAGCGCGCCGGACTGTTGGTGGGCGCGCGCGGCGCCGTCCCGGAAGCCGTCACGGGCTTGACCGACGACAGCCGCCGGGTGACGCCCGGCGGGCTCTTCGTCGCCGTCCGGGGCGCGCGTGATGACGGCCATCAGTACCTCGACGCCGCGGCCGGTGCGGGGGCGGTGGTCGCGCTCGTCGAGCGGCCGGACGCGACCGCGCTGCCGTCGCTCGTCGTGCGCGACGGGCGACGCGCGGCCGCACTGGCCGCCGCCGCGTTCTACGGCGAGCCGGCGTCGGCACTCACGCTCGTCGGGGTGACGGGCACGAACGGCAAGACGACGACGGCCGCGATGCTTCGCCACCTGCTGGACGCGCCCGGCGCGTCGGCGGCCTCGATCGGCACGCTGGGCGTGTTGGTCGGGTCGACGGGCGAGCCGTTTGGCGGGGGCGGCGGGCTGACGACGCCGGGACCGGTGGAGCTCCAGCGCGTGCTGCGCGCGCTCGTCGATGCGGGGGTGCGGACCGTGGCGATGGAGGTATCCTCGCACGCGCTCGAACAGCGGCGCGTCGAGGGCGTACGGTTCGCGGCCGCGGTGTTCACGAACTTCACCCGCGACCACCTCGACTACCACGAGACGATGGAGGCGTACTTCGCGGCGAAGGCGCGGCTCGTCGACGCGCTCGCGCCCGGCGGCGCGCTCGTCGTGAACGCCGACGACCGCGCCTGGGACGCGCTGCCCGCCGCGCCGCGCGTGGTGCGGTGGGGGATGGCCGGAGACGCGGCCGGCGCGGCGGCCCGCGGGCTCGACGTCGCGGCGGTCGGGGCGACCGCCGGGGCGACGGGGACGCGGTTCGCGCTCCGGGTGGCGGGCGCGGACTACCCGGCGCACGTGCCGCTGCTCGGCGACTACAACGTCGCGAACGCGCTCGGCGCGGCCTCGGCGGCGTGGGTGTTAGGCACGGCACCGCCCGAGTGCGCCGCGCGGCTCGCGACGCTGCCGCAGGTGCCGGGCCGGCTCGAGCTGCTCCGCACGCGCCCCGCGGTGCTCCGCGATTACGCGCATACGCCCAACTCGCTCGAACGGGCGCTGGCCGCCGTGCGCCCGTTCGCGCGCGGGCGCGTGGTCGTGGTGTTCGGCGCGGGCGGGGACCGCGACCGCGGCAAGCGGCCGGCGATGGCGCGCGCCGCGGAGGCGGGCGCCGACGTGGTCGTGATCACGAGCGACAACCCGAGGACGGAAGACCCCGAGCACATCCTCGACGACGTCGAGGCGGGCCTGACGCGGGCGCACGAGCGGATCGAGGACCGTCGCGCGGCGATCGCGCGCGCGCTCGAGATCGCGGGGCCGGACGACGTCGTGCTGCTCGCCGGCAAGGGTCACGAGACGTACCAGATTCGCGGCGCGACGACGCTGCCGTTCGACGAGGCGGCGATCGTGCGCGAGCTCGCCGCGCGCGGCGGGCGCGCGGGGCACGCGGCGTGA
- the rsmH gene encoding ribosomal RNA small subunit methyltransferase H has protein sequence MAAEIVRYLVTDRAAPTDSGRSDRLVLDGTLGGGGHALALLEAGCRVVALDRDPDALAAAGVRLSAWVAAGRLRPVCANYADASDALAALGESAPLDGVLLDLGISSHQIDMSERGFSFRQGAPLDMRMGGIADSHAENAADVLNGADEATLAALFREHGGEPRAGRLAREIVRRRARVPMATSDDLVRAIRGAFGPRTGPADFARLFQAVRIAVNDEAGSLARALPALRDLLRPGARVAVLSYHSGEDRVVKHAFRDWSTACVCPPRQPACTCGHVALGRLVTRKAERPSASEIARNPRARSATLRVWERAA, from the coding sequence ATGGCCGCGGAGATCGTGCGCTACCTAGTCACAGATCGCGCCGCGCCGACTGATTCGGGGCGGTCCGATCGTCTCGTCCTCGACGGGACGCTCGGCGGCGGTGGTCACGCGCTCGCGCTGCTCGAGGCCGGGTGCCGGGTCGTCGCGCTCGATCGGGATCCCGACGCGCTCGCCGCGGCCGGCGTCCGCCTGAGCGCGTGGGTTGCGGCCGGTCGGCTGCGTCCCGTCTGCGCGAATTACGCCGACGCGTCCGACGCGCTGGCGGCGCTCGGCGAGTCGGCCCCGCTCGACGGGGTACTTCTCGACCTCGGCATATCCTCTCACCAGATCGACATGTCAGAGCGCGGTTTCTCGTTTCGGCAAGGCGCGCCGCTCGACATGCGGATGGGCGGCATCGCCGACTCGCACGCGGAGAACGCCGCGGACGTGCTGAACGGGGCGGACGAAGCGACGCTCGCGGCGTTGTTCCGCGAGCACGGGGGCGAGCCGCGGGCCGGACGTCTGGCGCGGGAGATCGTACGCCGTCGCGCGCGCGTGCCGATGGCGACGAGCGACGACTTGGTGCGCGCGATCCGCGGCGCGTTCGGTCCGCGCACGGGGCCCGCGGACTTCGCGCGCCTGTTTCAAGCCGTGCGTATCGCGGTAAACGACGAGGCGGGGTCGCTCGCGCGCGCGCTCCCGGCACTCCGAGACCTGCTGCGTCCGGGGGCGCGCGTCGCCGTGCTCTCGTATCACTCGGGGGAGGACCGGGTGGTCAAGCACGCGTTTCGCGACTGGAGCACGGCGTGCGTCTGCCCGCCGCGTCAGCCCGCGTGCACGTGCGGGCACGTGGCGCTCGGCCGACTCGTGACGCGGAAGGCGGAGCGGCCGAGCGCGTCGGAAATCGCGCGCAACCCGCGGGCGCGGAGCGCGACGTTGCGCGTGTGGGAGCGCGCGGCGTGA
- a CDS encoding putative lipid kinase YegS-like protein produces MPDSLPLDIIVHGARAGSPDLRAAVTELRARGRLVRVHVTWERGDARRLARRAARSGGATVVAAGGDGTLNEVLNGVLAVPPEAETPVSIGLVPLGTANDFARQADVPLDPRAALHMIATGTPVRVDVGRVNGRAFLNVSTLGGTAEVTSGTDATTKRRLGVLAYALSGVRHLVAHDVSTVARISGPAFTREVPFVLLAVGNARATGGGTVVTPLAALDDGLLDVCVIEPVARLSAAKLLLELRRGEHLERDGVHYVQTPWLRVEAPHALAANVDGEPIRARVLHYAVDRGAALLHVGRLPGRDTPDAA; encoded by the coding sequence ATGCCCGACTCCCTCCCGCTCGACATCATCGTGCACGGCGCGCGCGCCGGCTCGCCGGACCTGCGGGCCGCCGTGACCGAACTCCGCGCCCGCGGCCGTCTCGTCCGCGTGCACGTGACGTGGGAGCGAGGCGACGCGCGCCGCCTCGCACGCCGCGCCGCGCGCAGCGGCGGCGCAACCGTGGTCGCGGCCGGCGGCGACGGCACGCTGAACGAGGTGCTCAACGGCGTGCTCGCGGTCCCACCCGAGGCCGAGACACCGGTCTCCATCGGGCTCGTCCCCCTCGGGACCGCGAACGATTTTGCTCGCCAGGCCGACGTCCCATTGGACCCGCGCGCCGCGCTCCACATGATCGCGACGGGCACGCCGGTCCGCGTCGACGTCGGCCGCGTGAACGGGCGCGCGTTCCTCAACGTCTCGACGCTCGGCGGGACCGCCGAGGTGACGAGTGGGACCGACGCGACAACCAAGCGTCGTCTCGGCGTACTCGCGTACGCGCTCAGCGGCGTGCGACACCTCGTCGCGCACGACGTGAGCACGGTGGCGCGCATCTCGGGGCCGGCGTTCACGCGCGAGGTGCCGTTCGTCCTGTTGGCCGTCGGGAACGCGCGCGCGACCGGCGGCGGCACCGTCGTGACACCACTCGCGGCGCTCGACGACGGCCTCCTCGACGTGTGCGTCATCGAACCCGTCGCACGCCTGAGTGCGGCGAAGCTGCTACTCGAACTCCGCCGCGGCGAGCACCTCGAGCGCGACGGCGTGCACTACGTCCAAACGCCGTGGCTGCGCGTCGAGGCGCCGCACGCGCTCGCGGCCAACGTCGACGGCGAGCCGATCCGCGCCCGCGTTCTGCACTACGCGGTCGACCGCGGGGCCGCGCTGCTCCACGTCGGGCGGCTGCCGGGGCGCGACACGCCAGACGCCGCCTAA